Proteins co-encoded in one Sporosarcina sp. FSL K6-1522 genomic window:
- a CDS encoding TetR/AcrR family transcriptional regulator, giving the protein MDRRQEILEAAAKSFSLFGYKATTMDQVAKIANVGKGTIYTFFANKEELFNAIVVKMIHEMRAEADSVAVEGASFEQNAHARLMRMLNFRETHQLYAKLVDEEKELRTPAVTEVLETIEKEIVLYIRTKMEKAIAKGELKPCDTELVAYLLFKAYIALVADWGKNHEAELEEERIVALLSGTIFKSLLL; this is encoded by the coding sequence ATGGATCGCAGGCAGGAGATTTTGGAGGCGGCAGCAAAATCATTTTCACTTTTTGGCTATAAGGCGACAACGATGGATCAGGTCGCGAAAATTGCCAATGTCGGTAAAGGAACCATCTATACTTTTTTTGCGAACAAAGAAGAATTATTCAATGCCATTGTCGTGAAAATGATCCATGAAATGCGAGCCGAAGCGGATTCAGTTGCTGTTGAAGGCGCGTCGTTTGAGCAAAATGCACATGCGAGATTGATGCGGATGCTGAATTTCCGTGAGACGCACCAATTGTATGCGAAGTTGGTCGATGAAGAGAAAGAGCTTCGTACACCAGCAGTAACGGAAGTGTTGGAGACGATTGAAAAAGAAATCGTCTTGTATATAAGAACGAAAATGGAAAAAGCGATTGCCAAAGGCGAGCTGAAACCTTGTGACACGGAGCTCGTTGCTTATCTGTTATTTAAAGCGTATATTGCCCTCGTCGCTGATTGGGGAAAGAATCACGAGGCTGAGCTTGAAGAGGAACGAATTGTTGCGTTATTGAGTGGGACCATTTTCAAGAGTCTCTTACTATGA
- the abc-f gene encoding ABC-F type ribosomal protection protein, producing the protein MITERGEAEEMICTIQQLSKMLGGNMIFENLSLDIKSGDKLGVVGRNGSGKTTLFKLIAGVERPDSGALHFKKGTQIGYLAQVPSFAKETTGYDVLNSAFEELKAMQVKMEQLEVELAKPQGDMERLLRQYGDLQEEFAHRDGYAIDSEIDKVINGLQLQAFVGRSFEQLSGGEQTKIMLGKLLLTKPDLLLLDEPTNHLDLFAVEWLEGYLTDYQGTVVIISHDRYFLDCVVTKVADLEEGELHLYYGNYSSFIQEKEQRLMREFQDYEEQQKKMKKMRDAIKRLRLWANEANPPNAALHRRARNMERALERMEKVRKPLIDPKKMALSFEAAPRSGKEVVVMEGVTKSFGQQLLLKEADFHVYWKDRTAIVGRNGSGKSTILKILLGELSVDGGFSKLGSNVKVGFLSQHFEIADPKARLIDVFRADVQVTEGESRHLLAKFMFYGPDVFKRIGDLSGGERMRLRLAQLMHQDINCLVLDEPTNHLDIESREVLEEALEDFTGTIIAVSHDRYFLNKLFFRTAWLEDGVITTFDGPYNWARDKWQELQSRQIVEVVAPVVVTKPSKEAKVVNVEAEIAKLELAITLLEKEMECETDWKKYEWLTGELSGMKEQLASYYEQWMSEVE; encoded by the coding sequence GTGATAACAGAACGAGGGGAAGCGGAAGAAATGATCTGTACAATTCAACAACTAAGCAAAATGCTTGGTGGCAATATGATATTTGAAAATCTTTCATTGGACATAAAATCGGGAGATAAATTAGGAGTTGTCGGCCGCAATGGTAGCGGGAAAACAACATTATTTAAGCTGATTGCAGGAGTGGAGCGACCAGACAGTGGTGCGTTGCATTTTAAAAAGGGAACTCAAATCGGTTATTTGGCGCAAGTCCCTTCATTCGCTAAAGAAACAACGGGCTATGATGTGCTGAATAGCGCATTTGAAGAACTAAAGGCTATGCAAGTGAAAATGGAGCAGTTGGAAGTAGAGCTTGCCAAACCTCAAGGTGACATGGAAAGATTGCTTCGTCAATACGGCGATTTGCAGGAAGAGTTTGCTCATCGTGATGGCTATGCTATCGATTCAGAAATCGATAAGGTGATCAATGGCTTGCAATTACAAGCTTTTGTCGGACGTTCTTTTGAACAATTAAGTGGCGGTGAACAAACGAAGATTATGCTTGGCAAGCTGTTATTGACGAAGCCTGATTTATTGCTATTGGATGAACCGACGAATCACTTGGATTTATTTGCGGTCGAATGGTTGGAGGGCTATTTAACAGACTATCAGGGAACAGTCGTCATTATTTCGCATGACCGTTATTTTTTAGATTGTGTTGTGACGAAGGTTGCGGATTTGGAAGAGGGAGAACTCCATCTTTATTACGGGAATTATTCTTCCTTTATCCAAGAAAAAGAACAGCGTCTGATGCGAGAATTTCAAGATTATGAAGAGCAGCAAAAGAAGATGAAAAAGATGAGAGATGCCATTAAGCGACTTCGTCTGTGGGCGAATGAGGCCAATCCACCGAACGCAGCCTTGCATCGGCGAGCGCGTAATATGGAACGAGCATTGGAGCGAATGGAGAAGGTGCGAAAGCCGTTGATTGACCCGAAGAAAATGGCGCTGTCGTTTGAAGCTGCACCGCGCAGTGGCAAGGAAGTCGTTGTCATGGAAGGCGTCACGAAGTCATTTGGACAACAGCTGTTATTGAAAGAGGCGGACTTTCATGTGTATTGGAAGGATCGTACTGCGATTGTTGGTCGCAATGGCAGTGGAAAATCGACGATATTGAAGATTTTATTGGGCGAGTTATCGGTGGATGGTGGATTCAGCAAATTGGGGAGCAATGTGAAAGTAGGATTCTTATCACAGCATTTTGAAATTGCTGATCCAAAAGCGCGTCTTATCGATGTTTTTCGGGCAGATGTCCAAGTGACAGAGGGAGAGTCACGCCATCTATTAGCAAAATTCATGTTTTATGGGCCAGATGTGTTCAAGCGTATCGGGGATTTAAGTGGTGGAGAACGGATGAGACTTCGTTTGGCGCAGCTCATGCATCAGGATATCAATTGCCTAGTGTTGGATGAACCAACGAATCATCTGGACATTGAATCACGCGAGGTGCTCGAAGAAGCATTGGAGGATTTTACAGGTACCATCATTGCCGTTTCGCATGATCGTTATTTTTTGAATAAATTATTTTTCCGCACAGCGTGGTTGGAAGATGGCGTGATTACAACGTTTGACGGGCCGTATAACTGGGCACGTGACAAATGGCAGGAGCTTCAAAGTCGGCAGATAGTTGAAGTAGTGGCACCTGTAGTGGTGACGAAGCCTTCGAAAGAAGCAAAGGTTGTGAATGTGGAAGCAGAAATTGCGAAGCTTGAACTTGCCATCACTTTATTGGAAAAGGAGATGGAATGTGAAACGGATTGGAAGAAGTATGAATGGTTAACAGGGGAATTGTCTGGCATGAAAGAGCAATTAGCGTCTTATTATGAGCAGTGGATGAGTGAAGTGGAATAA
- a CDS encoding RAxF-45 family protein, translated as MMLDTVYARESLLEYLATSCAITHEIAPNGISLSFFSQFQ; from the coding sequence ATGATGTTAGATACTGTGTATGCACGTGAAAGTCTATTGGAATATTTAGCTACTTCATGTGCGATTACGCATGAAATTGCACCTAACGGGATAAGTCTGTCCTTTTTTAGCCAATTTCAGTAA
- a CDS encoding acetylornithine deacetylase — translation MQAIEQLLTQVDERQDELIKLTKALIQFETPSPPARNTKEVQDFIAQFLRSLDFSIDQWDVYPNDPNVVGLLKGTDAERYNSLIINGHVDVAEIDEHEQWETGPFQPTIQDGHLIGRGAADMKGGLASSLFAIQLLKEANLNLSGDLIFQSVIGEEVGEAGTLECTKRGYTADFAVVVDTSDLHIQGQGGVITGWVTIKSPTTHHDATRRSMIHAGGGLHGASAIEKMMKMIAGLQDLERHWAVVKSYPGFPAGSSTINPAVIEGGRHPAFIADECRLWITVHFYPNETHEQVAQEIEAHLRKLADSDCWLRDNPPTFEWGGTSMIEDKGEIFPSLEINADVPGIRALSRCHESQLNRPAIVDYSPTVTDGGWLGDAGIQTVIYGPGDLQNAHAVNEKVRIEQLTDFTKVMIRFMYEWCNTQKSIR, via the coding sequence ATGCAAGCCATTGAACAATTACTAACGCAAGTAGACGAACGACAGGACGAACTTATCAAGCTTACAAAGGCACTAATCCAATTTGAGACACCAAGTCCGCCTGCCCGAAATACAAAAGAAGTGCAGGACTTTATCGCCCAATTTTTACGGTCCCTCGATTTTTCTATCGACCAGTGGGATGTGTATCCAAATGATCCGAACGTTGTGGGTCTATTGAAAGGAACGGATGCCGAACGGTATAATAGCTTAATTATTAACGGACATGTTGATGTGGCGGAAATAGATGAGCACGAGCAATGGGAGACAGGCCCCTTTCAACCAACGATTCAAGACGGACATTTGATCGGTCGGGGTGCGGCAGATATGAAAGGTGGACTCGCCTCCTCCCTGTTCGCCATTCAATTATTAAAAGAAGCGAATCTCAATCTCTCTGGTGATTTGATTTTCCAATCGGTTATTGGTGAAGAGGTCGGCGAAGCAGGAACATTGGAATGTACCAAACGAGGCTATACCGCTGATTTTGCGGTTGTTGTCGATACGTCCGATCTGCATATTCAAGGGCAAGGCGGCGTCATTACGGGATGGGTAACGATTAAAAGCCCAACTACCCATCATGACGCGACGCGAAGAAGTATGATTCACGCGGGCGGCGGTCTCCATGGGGCAAGCGCAATTGAAAAGATGATGAAAATGATTGCTGGATTACAAGACTTGGAACGCCATTGGGCGGTCGTAAAAAGTTATCCCGGATTCCCTGCCGGCTCATCGACCATTAACCCAGCTGTTATTGAAGGCGGTAGACATCCCGCTTTTATCGCAGATGAATGCCGATTGTGGATTACTGTTCATTTTTATCCCAACGAAACGCATGAGCAAGTCGCCCAAGAAATTGAAGCACATTTACGTAAATTGGCTGACAGCGATTGTTGGTTGCGTGACAATCCCCCCACATTTGAATGGGGTGGAACATCGATGATCGAGGACAAAGGAGAAATCTTTCCTTCATTAGAAATAAATGCAGATGTCCCTGGCATTCGAGCATTGTCGCGTTGCCATGAATCTCAATTAAACAGGCCAGCAATTGTTGACTATTCTCCTACTGTCACGGATGGTGGGTGGCTTGGGGATGCTGGAATCCAGACAGTCATTTACGGTCCCGGTGACTTACAAAATGCACATGCAGTAAATGAAAAAGTCCGTATTGAACAGTTGACTGATTTTACAAAAGTGATGATTCGATTTATGTATGAATGGTGTAACACACAAAAAAGCATTCGGTAA
- a CDS encoding carboxymuconolactone decarboxylase family protein, giving the protein MTTQQTLYKQTNKNRLGEMGELAPNTFQSFVNFNKHALAAGHLSAKLKELISVAVAHTTGCAYCIDTHVKQAKALGMTKEEMAEVIMIATALKAGSALAHGVNALNAYDQIEDEELYKASYINRMSEFLEINEETFKAFLTFDKQAMRRGLLSVKEKELIAIAVAHTTGCPYCIDGHVKGAKRAKATKEEIAESIMVATALKAGSALAHGVNALESYGH; this is encoded by the coding sequence ATGACAACTCAACAGACATTATACAAACAAACGAATAAGAACCGACTTGGAGAAATGGGGGAATTGGCACCCAACACATTTCAATCGTTTGTTAATTTTAACAAGCATGCTTTGGCTGCCGGACATTTATCTGCCAAGTTGAAAGAATTGATTTCAGTAGCGGTAGCACATACGACAGGGTGTGCTTATTGTATTGACACTCATGTGAAGCAGGCAAAGGCATTAGGGATGACAAAAGAAGAAATGGCGGAAGTAATTATGATTGCTACCGCGCTAAAAGCAGGTTCGGCACTTGCCCATGGAGTGAATGCTTTAAATGCCTATGATCAAATCGAAGATGAAGAGCTGTATAAAGCTTCCTATATCAATAGAATGTCAGAGTTTCTTGAAATCAATGAGGAGACATTTAAGGCCTTCCTCACCTTCGACAAGCAAGCGATGAGACGAGGCTTACTCAGCGTCAAAGAAAAGGAGCTTATTGCAATTGCAGTTGCCCATACGACAGGATGTCCATACTGTATAGATGGTCATGTAAAGGGGGCTAAAAGAGCTAAAGCGACGAAAGAAGAAATTGCGGAATCAATTATGGTTGCTACTGCTTTAAAAGCGGGATCTGCACTTGCGCATGGCGTGAACGCCTTAGAATCGTATGGTCATTAA
- a CDS encoding MalY/PatB family protein, whose protein sequence is MKYDFNKVINRHNTSSVKWDATEELFGEKDLLPLWVADMDFKVPDEVIQAIQSQAEHGIFGYTVRMEGYYDAVISWMKRRHNWLVEKEWICSSPGVVPALSLIVQAFSEPGDKIIVQPPVYYPFMKSIESHNRQVVFNPLLYTGDRYEMDFEDLISKIDSSVKMLFLCNPHNPGGRVWTKEELKRLGDICLEHNILVVSDEIHSDLVFNPNVYTPFAAISEEFADNSIICTAPSKTFNLAGLQASNIMISNKSLREAFVAETEKYFLGMTNTFGVAATEAAYNFGEQWLEECLDHIYENLQFITEYFETHLPALKVRPLESTYLAWIDCRELGFTAEELEKLFLAQAKVALNQGYVFGPGGEGFVRMNLACPRAIVERAVTQMEKAVRSMEAQHIV, encoded by the coding sequence ATGAAATACGATTTTAACAAAGTGATTAATCGTCATAACACGTCAAGTGTGAAGTGGGATGCAACGGAGGAATTATTCGGTGAAAAGGATTTGCTTCCCCTGTGGGTTGCGGATATGGATTTCAAAGTCCCTGATGAAGTGATACAAGCCATTCAGTCGCAAGCTGAACACGGCATATTCGGGTATACGGTAAGAATGGAAGGCTATTATGACGCTGTGATCTCTTGGATGAAAAGGCGGCATAATTGGCTTGTTGAAAAAGAATGGATTTGTTCAAGTCCTGGCGTCGTTCCTGCACTTAGTTTAATCGTACAAGCTTTTAGTGAACCTGGGGATAAGATTATTGTACAGCCGCCTGTTTATTATCCGTTTATGAAATCAATCGAGAGTCACAATCGACAAGTTGTCTTTAACCCGCTTCTATATACTGGTGATCGCTATGAGATGGATTTTGAAGATTTGATTTCAAAAATAGATTCTTCGGTTAAAATGTTGTTTCTTTGTAATCCGCATAATCCGGGGGGACGTGTATGGACTAAAGAGGAACTAAAACGACTTGGGGATATCTGTTTAGAACATAATATCCTGGTAGTATCCGATGAAATTCACTCGGATCTCGTCTTTAACCCGAATGTATATACCCCATTTGCGGCTATATCAGAGGAGTTTGCCGATAACAGCATTATTTGTACGGCGCCAAGTAAAACGTTTAATCTTGCAGGCTTGCAAGCCTCAAATATTATGATTTCAAATAAATCGTTGCGAGAAGCATTTGTAGCGGAAACTGAAAAGTATTTTCTTGGAATGACGAATACATTCGGAGTAGCTGCAACGGAAGCTGCCTATAATTTCGGAGAACAATGGTTAGAAGAATGTTTGGATCATATTTATGAAAATCTACAATTTATAACGGAATACTTTGAAACTCATTTACCAGCCTTGAAGGTTCGTCCTTTGGAATCGACCTATCTGGCTTGGATTGATTGTCGAGAGTTAGGATTTACAGCAGAGGAATTGGAGAAGTTGTTTTTAGCACAAGCAAAAGTCGCGTTGAATCAAGGCTACGTATTTGGTCCAGGAGGCGAAGGTTTTGTTCGAATGAACCTTGCCTGTCCTCGTGCAATTGTAGAGAGAGCGGTTACACAAATGGAAAAGGCTGTTCGTTCAATGGAAGCTCAACATATTGTTTGA
- a CDS encoding MFS transporter: protein MTAKVSEELKIVEETTTGKPSRQRFHLLVIMLIGITVLYLDRVNISIIVADEKFLTQMGILGDPVKIGLLMTTFLGAYAIANVVLAPLGDYLGPRKSMVMAYILICISLFLGGISGSFAMLIAARIILGIGEGFYYPMQNTFVRNWFPPKERGRANSTWVVGQSLSQAVAIPIFTFLVVTFSWQSTFFFALIVSLIPLSLIWFYTADTPRKHKKVNELELKYIEEEIAKVEQDQNVNTSVKESFWERVKPFILNYQFWLLVFTFGTISIIGWGLATWLPSYLKQARGFSWAEMGWLAALPFLFGILFSASSGFLSDKIGRSAPVILLAELLCCVGVYFGTIVENNYLAAVLIAFGQGVVTMAVPAIFTLLQSMVPSKAISTAAGTLNGIAVGFGALSPVLFGFFISLTGNYSSALYFLVGAGLLGAILAGVLAMKKL, encoded by the coding sequence ATGACGGCAAAAGTTTCGGAAGAATTAAAAATCGTGGAAGAAACTACAACAGGTAAGCCATCCAGGCAGCGTTTTCATCTACTTGTGATTATGCTTATTGGGATTACAGTTCTTTACTTAGACCGTGTTAATATTTCAATTATAGTAGCAGATGAAAAATTTCTCACTCAAATGGGGATACTTGGGGACCCGGTAAAAATTGGGCTATTGATGACTACGTTTTTGGGTGCCTATGCCATTGCTAACGTCGTATTAGCCCCGCTGGGAGACTATTTAGGACCGCGTAAATCAATGGTAATGGCCTATATCCTTATATGTATTTCCTTATTCCTTGGGGGGATTTCGGGTAGCTTTGCTATGCTAATTGCTGCTAGGATCATATTGGGAATTGGAGAAGGATTTTATTATCCAATGCAGAACACGTTTGTTAGGAATTGGTTCCCGCCGAAGGAGCGAGGGCGTGCGAATTCAACATGGGTTGTCGGTCAATCGTTATCTCAAGCAGTGGCTATACCGATTTTCACCTTCCTTGTTGTCACGTTCTCTTGGCAGTCAACTTTCTTTTTCGCTCTTATAGTGAGCTTAATTCCATTAAGTTTGATTTGGTTTTATACTGCAGATACCCCTCGAAAGCATAAAAAGGTTAATGAACTGGAACTCAAATATATTGAAGAAGAAATTGCTAAAGTCGAGCAAGATCAGAACGTAAATACCTCAGTAAAAGAGTCTTTCTGGGAACGGGTAAAACCATTCATTTTAAACTATCAATTCTGGTTATTGGTCTTTACCTTCGGAACCATTTCCATTATCGGCTGGGGATTAGCAACATGGTTACCGAGTTATTTGAAACAAGCACGTGGATTTTCTTGGGCAGAAATGGGATGGTTAGCAGCTTTACCATTTCTATTTGGAATCCTATTCAGCGCCAGCTCTGGTTTTTTGAGTGACAAAATAGGGAGAAGTGCACCTGTTATCTTACTGGCAGAACTTCTCTGTTGTGTAGGAGTTTACTTTGGAACAATTGTTGAAAATAACTACCTTGCAGCCGTGTTAATCGCTTTTGGTCAAGGTGTTGTAACGATGGCCGTGCCTGCTATCTTTACGTTGCTGCAGAGTATGGTTCCTAGCAAAGCAATCTCTACCGCTGCGGGAACTTTAAATGGAATAGCAGTTGGGTTCGGAGCGCTTTCTCCAGTTCTGTTTGGTTTTTTCATCAGTTTGACGGGTAATTATAGCAGTGCATTGTACTTTTTAGTCGGAGCAGGTTTATTGGGCGCGATATTAGCAGGCGTTTTAGCAATGAAAAAATTATAA
- a CDS encoding amidohydrolase, with product MNTSNFVEHLNLRMNNTGPLLLAEKVEQYVIDIRRDLHLHPEISMQEVRTMKVVTEELEKMGIPYEIVPDGGIIGIIEGENGGKSIILRADLDALPMDEEETNLKQEKVVISQHEGAAHTCGHDGHTAMLLGAAKILTQNKDKVNGKVILVFEQGEEIGGGIQNLLQRLLEIGADGIWGIHLKSDLPSGKISVDPGPRMAAAFLFDVVLKGKSGHGSRPDLAISPLDCFTDFYQSLRAMRLNALDPFQAITYSIGQISAGGAANVIPEDLGFSGTARYLHYEQGVKAEQQFIRLLEKICDLHHCTFEFIAKPKAVDLLVYNDERCSSIAENAVKSSLGANAIMNHPAWMASEPFAQYQKHFPGVFAFVGIQNEEKGTGAEHHNAYFDLDEDVLKLGVAATVQYAIDFLQNEKNN from the coding sequence GTGAACACATCGAATTTTGTTGAACACTTAAATTTACGTATGAATAATACGGGACCATTATTGCTGGCTGAAAAAGTGGAACAATATGTAATTGATATAAGAAGGGATTTGCATTTACACCCCGAGATTAGTATGCAAGAAGTAAGAACGATGAAAGTCGTTACAGAAGAATTGGAGAAAATGGGCATTCCGTATGAGATTGTTCCAGATGGCGGTATTATCGGAATAATCGAAGGAGAGAACGGGGGGAAGAGCATCATTTTAAGGGCAGATTTGGATGCACTCCCAATGGATGAGGAAGAAACAAACTTAAAGCAGGAAAAAGTAGTGATTTCACAACATGAGGGTGCTGCCCATACATGCGGTCATGATGGACATACGGCAATGCTCCTTGGCGCGGCAAAAATACTAACCCAAAATAAGGACAAGGTGAATGGTAAGGTGATTCTTGTTTTTGAACAAGGGGAGGAGATCGGGGGAGGTATTCAAAATCTTTTACAAAGACTACTTGAGATAGGAGCGGACGGAATCTGGGGAATTCACCTCAAGTCGGACTTGCCCTCGGGGAAGATTTCGGTGGATCCCGGACCACGGATGGCAGCTGCTTTTCTATTTGACGTGGTGCTTAAAGGGAAGAGTGGTCATGGTTCAAGACCGGACTTAGCGATATCCCCTTTGGATTGTTTTACGGATTTTTATCAGTCTTTACGGGCCATGCGGTTAAATGCACTTGACCCATTTCAAGCGATCACCTATTCAATTGGGCAGATTTCAGCAGGAGGAGCCGCCAATGTGATTCCTGAAGACTTGGGCTTTAGTGGAACGGCAAGATACCTGCATTATGAGCAAGGCGTGAAGGCTGAACAACAGTTTATTCGACTTTTGGAAAAGATATGTGATTTACATCATTGCACATTCGAATTTATAGCAAAGCCAAAAGCGGTCGATTTATTGGTTTACAACGATGAACGATGTTCTTCAATTGCAGAGAATGCGGTCAAATCATCGCTCGGTGCAAATGCTATTATGAATCATCCTGCTTGGATGGCATCCGAACCCTTTGCCCAATACCAAAAGCATTTCCCAGGTGTCTTTGCATTCGTCGGTATTCAAAATGAGGAAAAAGGGACGGGGGCGGAACATCATAATGCTTATTTCGATCTTGATGAAGATGTCCTGAAATTAGGTGTCGCTGCAACAGTTCAATACGCGATAGATTTTCTTCAAAATGAAAAAAACAACTAA
- a CDS encoding MarR family transcriptional regulator, with protein sequence MDKEKIFHEMMETVYEYSRKINAYESIPRKYGTEDELYMVEAHTINLIGDKVQTNISELAELTNKTKGALSQMVDRLIKKGMVIKSKNPLDNREVIIQLTEKGKVVYDFHKKLDKLEYRRLLKDLPEFTAEDFLKYTQISTVLLNGVKL encoded by the coding sequence ATGGACAAGGAGAAAATTTTCCACGAAATGATGGAAACTGTTTATGAATATTCAAGAAAAATAAATGCCTATGAAAGCATTCCCCGAAAATACGGGACCGAAGATGAACTATACATGGTAGAAGCCCATACCATCAATCTCATCGGAGATAAAGTCCAAACAAACATCTCAGAGCTTGCAGAATTGACCAATAAAACAAAAGGCGCCCTTTCCCAAATGGTGGATCGCCTTATCAAAAAAGGAATGGTTATCAAGTCAAAGAACCCACTTGATAACCGGGAAGTCATTATCCAATTAACTGAAAAAGGGAAAGTCGTTTATGATTTTCATAAAAAATTGGATAAACTGGAATATCGAAGACTTTTAAAAGATCTGCCTGAATTTACAGCGGAAGATTTTTTAAAGTATACCCAAATTTCAACAGTGCTTCTGAATGGCGTTAAACTCTAA
- a CDS encoding ABC transporter ATP-binding protein produces MDKKQTGLKPFFSLILSTGIPKLALAIGLTAGVLTTLAGLVVPLLTKNLVDGFSVASLSVPIMIAIGVAFIAQAVIDGVSIYLLSYVGQKVVARLRERMWVKLIRLPVSYFDKESSGETVSRVVNDTGIVKELITQHFPQFITGIISIIGAVIILLVMDWKMTLIMLLAVPITVAIMVPLGTRMAKISRGLQDETAVFTGNIQQTLGEIRLMKASNAELNEEASGKAGIKKLLKFGLKEARITALIAPFMYLVVMVVIVMIIGYGGMRVASGTMSTGELVAFLLYLFQIIFPITSFAMFFTQLQKAKGATERIIDILELPLEEGQAGLAMDITGKPVQVVDVSFAYEEDEPVISHISFEAQPGEMIAFAGPSGGGKTTMFGLLERFYEPTAGEICIGDVPIKELSMASWRSQIGYVSQESAMMAGTIRENLCYGLENGASIPDERLWEVTEMAYADEFIKSFSKGLDTEVGERGVKLSGGQRQRIAIARAFLRDPKILMMDEATASLDSQSEGVVQEALTRLMEGRTTFVIAHRLSTIVDADKIIFIENGQVTGMGTHHELTQSHALYREFAEQQLA; encoded by the coding sequence ATGGACAAGAAACAAACCGGCTTGAAGCCGTTTTTCTCTCTTATTTTATCTACAGGAATCCCGAAGCTCGCATTAGCGATTGGTTTAACAGCGGGCGTGTTGACAACGCTTGCGGGTTTGGTTGTTCCGCTGTTAACAAAAAATCTAGTGGATGGCTTTTCTGTCGCTTCGCTAAGTGTCCCAATCATGATTGCGATTGGGGTAGCATTTATTGCCCAAGCGGTTATTGATGGGGTCTCGATTTATTTACTAAGCTATGTCGGACAAAAGGTCGTGGCGAGGTTACGAGAACGGATGTGGGTAAAGCTGATTCGTTTGCCGGTCAGTTATTTCGATAAGGAATCGAGTGGGGAAACGGTCAGCCGTGTTGTCAATGACACAGGAATTGTGAAAGAATTGATTACACAACATTTTCCGCAATTCATTACGGGAATCATTTCGATCATTGGTGCGGTCATTATTCTGCTTGTGATGGACTGGAAGATGACGCTTATTATGTTACTGGCAGTGCCTATTACGGTGGCGATCATGGTGCCTTTGGGAACGAGAATGGCAAAAATCTCTCGGGGCTTACAAGATGAAACGGCTGTTTTTACAGGAAATATTCAACAAACGCTTGGTGAAATACGCTTAATGAAAGCTTCTAATGCGGAATTGAATGAAGAGGCAAGTGGCAAAGCGGGCATTAAGAAGTTACTCAAGTTTGGCTTGAAGGAAGCGCGTATTACCGCTTTGATTGCTCCTTTTATGTATTTGGTGGTTATGGTCGTCATCGTCATGATTATCGGTTACGGCGGTATGCGTGTTGCAAGCGGCACGATGTCAACAGGGGAGCTTGTTGCCTTCTTACTCTATTTATTCCAAATCATTTTCCCGATTACATCCTTTGCGATGTTCTTTACGCAGTTGCAAAAAGCAAAAGGCGCAACAGAGCGGATTATCGATATTTTAGAGCTACCATTGGAAGAAGGGCAGGCTGGCTTGGCGATGGATATTACAGGTAAGCCCGTTCAAGTGGTGGACGTATCATTTGCTTATGAGGAAGATGAGCCAGTCATTAGTCATATATCTTTCGAAGCGCAGCCAGGTGAAATGATTGCCTTTGCTGGACCGAGTGGCGGAGGGAAAACGACGATGTTTGGCTTGTTGGAACGATTCTATGAACCGACGGCTGGTGAAATTTGCATTGGTGATGTACCGATTAAAGAGCTATCGATGGCCTCGTGGCGCAGTCAAATTGGCTATGTGTCACAAGAAAGTGCCATGATGGCGGGGACGATTCGTGAAAATTTATGCTACGGTTTAGAGAATGGTGCCAGTATTCCGGACGAACGACTGTGGGAAGTTACTGAAATGGCCTATGCGGATGAATTTATTAAAAGCTTTTCAAAAGGTTTGGATACCGAAGTTGGCGAGCGCGGTGTCAAACTTTCAGGAGGGCAAAGGCAGCGTATTGCGATTGCCCGGGCTTTTCTGCGGGACCCGAAAATATTAATGATGGACGAAGCGACCGCAAGCCTCGACAGCCAATCGGAAGGTGTCGTGCAAGAAGCGCTCACGCGATTAATGGAGGGACGCACAACATTTGTTATCGCCCACAGGCTATCCACAATTGTCGATGCAGATAAAATCATCTTTATCGAAAACGGGCAAGTGACAGGCATGGGAACCCATCACGAATTGACGCAATCCCATGCGCTGTACCGGGAATTTGCTGAGCAGCAATTGGCGTAG